The Salvelinus alpinus chromosome 3, SLU_Salpinus.1, whole genome shotgun sequence genome segment atatcgatcctgttACCGGGATctcagccctaagaagttttaaataaaggttaaattaagaaATTAAAATGAACAGACATTTCTTAGAAAATAcatttgtctgtttctgtcttgAAAGCATGACCCAGTTAAAAATGTACTTTATTTTCTCACGTTTTCCTTGTTCGTACAGATATTCCCCTGAGATACTCTGAAAAGAGGAAGAGGTGGACTTCGGCAACATCCAACGGCAACATCCAACGTTTCCTGGAAGCGAAATCATACTTAATCTAACGATGGCTGAAATGGCTACAGTAGCACACGATAACTCTACTGGCAGAGAGAACCAGTCCTTGCACTGCCCATCCGCTCAGAATCTGGTGGCCGACATACTGCCTCCTGTCCTGATTATAGAGCTCATACTGGGCCTGCCAGGCAACGTAGTGGCCCTGTGGATCTTCACTTGCCATCTGAAGATCTGGAGGGTCAACACTCTGTTCCTCTTCAACCTGGTCCTGGCTGACTTCATGCTGCTCATCTGCCTGCCCTTCCGCATTGACAACCTGCTCCGTGGGGAACAATGGGTGTTTGGCGACGCCTGGTGCCGGATCAACCTCTTCATGCTGGCTGTCAACCGTTCAGCAAGCATTGCCTTCATGACTAGCGTGGCCTTCGACCGCTACTTCAAGGTGGTCCATCCACACCACCGCATCAACCACATGACGTCTACTCAGGCGGGAATGGTGGCGGGGGGCATCTGGGCGGTAGTGATCTCCCTGCGGCTCCCCCTGCTGGCCACCAACCTCCTAGTGGAGCATGGCAACATCTCCCTGTGCCGCAGCTTCAGCTCCTACACCGTGATTCCCCCGGCGATCCTGCTGCACTACATGGTGTTCGTCGGGGAGTTCTTCCTGCCCCTGCTGCTCCTGCTGTTCTGCTCAGCCAGGATCGCCTGCATCCTGCGCCAAAGGCAGCTGGACAAAGAGAAGAAGGTGCGGCGGGCCATCCGGGTGGTGGGGCTAATTGtggctgtgtttgtgttgtgtttctTTCCTGGCATCGCCACAGGCCTAGTTTCGCTCTATATCAAGGCGTTCAGACCTTGGGACTGTGACTCCTACAAAATGGCAGGCCAGCTTTTCAGCCTGTCCATTGGCTTCACCTACCTTAACAGCGCCCTGGACCCGGTCATCTACTGCTTATCCAGCTCCATGTTCCAGAATTCCCTCAAGAGCTCCATCAATAAGATGGGCCTGGCGGAGTTGAGGCTGAGCCGACGGGGAAGCATGGCCAGCGATGGGTGAGGGGAGATGGGGTGAGGGAGGCAACTCTGGCCCTTTCCTCCAGAGACAGGCCCCACCTTCTAGAAGGCCCTAATAAGGAGAACAGACTCATGCCAGTGAATTGAATGGAGACTAGACAGAGGAATTTTACAGCTATAATTAACAAGCCATATGTTATATTCAGAAACATTTCGTAGCTATGTGGGATACGTACTTGAAATGGCTGAATACCAGTTAGTGTGAAAAAAAGATAGGAAAAAGAATGCAATCATTCCATCTGAATTTGACATTATTTTCACAACCATGTGATGTTGTAGAACGACATTATGTTGTTGTCTTGATTTACTAATATGTCTGTCAAATACACAATTTTTACCAAATACAGTGTTCATACAGCAAGATGTTTAATCAAATGTATGTGTTGCTCAGTTCTTTATAAAAGTGGTATTTTTATGTGATGTGTGTGCTTAGAGTGATGGTATActgtacactgtgtacaaaacatgttCTTTCCATTAcatacagactgaccaggtgaatcaaggtgaaatatttgatcccttattgatgtcacctgttaaatgaacttcaatcagtgtaaatgaaggggaggagacaggatttTTACGTCTTGAGACAAATGAGACAGGATTTTTACGTCTTGAGACAAATGAGacaggatttttaagccttgagacaattgacacatggattgtgtatgtgtgccattcagagggtaaatgggcaagacaaaagatttaagtgcctttgaatggggtatagtgttaggtgccaggcacactggtttgagtgtgtcaagaactgcaacgctgctgggtttttcacgctcaacagtttcccctgtgtatcaagaattgtccaccactcaaaggacatccagtcaacttgacacagctgagggaaatattggagtcaacatgggccagcatccctgtggaacgctttcaacacctcgtagagtccatgctcgaaattgaggctgttctgagggcaaaagggatgcaacgcaatattaggaaggtgttcctaatgttttgtacactgagtgtatattTTTCTATCTGGATATTTTGTTCATTTGTGATGAATGAAATGGCAATAAAGATAATCCTAAATGTTatgtaaaataaatatttttgtaTTCTATTTTCTATTATCtatattacttttattattacagCATTGTTGGAAAGAGCTCTCAAGGTATGAATGTCACTGTCCTTTTTTACACCTGTTGTAGCCTGTGCACATGACAAATAACCTTTGTCGTAGAGAGATTGAAGACAGCTCTAAAGTACTTGTCTTCACAACAAGCAAGATGTCTCTACTAGTGTCCTCCAGATACTCAGACAGTCCTGGACCAGTCTCTCTCATCCTCTACTTCCACAGGGCTGAAGCCACAGATGAAGGGCAGCTCTTGATTGCTGCTAGGGGGAGACTCTTCCCTACAAAGACTCACATTATCCACACAGAAGTGCTACATGTCATCCTTTGTTGCACAGCACCTGGTAGCAGCAAGGGAACTCAATCAATGGCTGTAGGTGTAATTACCGCTGAGCTACCACTGCTGTGCCAACATGTGACTCTGACATGTGGCTTACTGGGACGATACACGGCAGTGCAAACAGAGGTATTACATGTCTTTAT includes the following:
- the hcar1-3 gene encoding hydroxycarboxylic acid receptor 2, with the translated sequence MAEMATVAHDNSTGRENQSLHCPSAQNLVADILPPVLIIELILGLPGNVVALWIFTCHLKIWRVNTLFLFNLVLADFMLLICLPFRIDNLLRGEQWVFGDAWCRINLFMLAVNRSASIAFMTSVAFDRYFKVVHPHHRINHMTSTQAGMVAGGIWAVVISLRLPLLATNLLVEHGNISLCRSFSSYTVIPPAILLHYMVFVGEFFLPLLLLLFCSARIACILRQRQLDKEKKVRRAIRVVGLIVAVFVLCFFPGIATGLVSLYIKAFRPWDCDSYKMAGQLFSLSIGFTYLNSALDPVIYCLSSSMFQNSLKSSINKMGLAELRLSRRGSMASDG